In the genome of Croceimicrobium hydrocarbonivorans, one region contains:
- the guaB gene encoding IMP dehydrogenase translates to MSTFSDKIMGEGLTYDDVLLVPAYSQVLPREVDLSSKFTRNISLKTPIISAAMDTVTEATMAIAVAQDGGIGVLHKNMTIEQQAVEVRNVKRAESGMILDPVTLHENALVSDAKKMMADYRIGGIPIVNDQKKLIGIITNRDLRFEKNDLRPLAEIMTKEGLVTTFENTSLAEAEVILQKHKIEKLPVVDKDNHLIGLITYRDITKSHIKPNANKDDYGRLRVAAAVGVTPDVLDRVTALVESNVDAIIIDTAHGHSAGVVKALEAVKAKFPKLDVVVGNVATASAARYLADAGADAIKVGIGPGSICTTRVVAGVGVPQLTAVMEARKGLEGTDVPLIADGGIRFTGDIVKAIAAGADTVMLGSLLAGTKEAPGETIIYEGRRYKTYRGMGSIEAMQQGSKDRYFQDVEDDIKKLVPEGIVGRVAYKGEVGEVMYQFIGGLRAGMGYCGAADIATLQKNGTFVRITAAGVHESHPHDVHITRESPNYSRK, encoded by the coding sequence GCGTAATATCAGTCTTAAAACGCCCATTATCTCTGCGGCGATGGACACCGTAACCGAAGCCACTATGGCAATCGCAGTTGCGCAAGATGGAGGTATCGGAGTATTGCATAAAAACATGACCATCGAGCAACAAGCGGTGGAAGTACGCAATGTAAAGCGTGCCGAAAGTGGAATGATCCTCGATCCGGTAACCTTACATGAAAATGCACTGGTTAGCGATGCCAAGAAAATGATGGCCGATTACCGCATTGGAGGTATTCCTATTGTTAATGATCAGAAGAAACTGATTGGTATTATTACCAACCGCGATTTGCGTTTCGAAAAGAATGATCTACGCCCCTTGGCAGAAATCATGACTAAAGAGGGTTTGGTAACCACCTTTGAGAATACCAGCCTCGCAGAAGCAGAAGTAATTCTGCAAAAGCATAAAATTGAAAAATTACCGGTAGTAGATAAGGATAATCATCTGATTGGTTTGATTACTTATCGTGATATTACCAAATCTCATATTAAGCCTAATGCCAATAAAGACGATTATGGTCGTTTGCGGGTTGCAGCAGCAGTAGGAGTTACCCCGGATGTTTTGGATCGCGTAACGGCTTTAGTAGAGTCTAATGTGGATGCCATTATAATTGATACAGCCCATGGCCACAGTGCCGGGGTAGTAAAAGCCTTAGAAGCGGTTAAAGCTAAATTCCCTAAACTGGATGTGGTAGTAGGTAATGTGGCTACGGCTTCAGCAGCGCGTTATTTGGCGGATGCCGGTGCCGATGCTATTAAAGTTGGAATTGGCCCTGGTTCTATCTGTACTACTCGTGTGGTAGCAGGAGTAGGGGTGCCTCAACTTACCGCGGTAATGGAGGCTCGTAAAGGCCTTGAAGGAACAGATGTTCCCCTTATCGCTGATGGTGGTATTCGCTTTACTGGAGATATCGTAAAGGCCATCGCCGCTGGTGCCGATACCGTAATGTTGGGATCACTGTTGGCAGGAACTAAAGAAGCTCCGGGTGAAACTATTATCTACGAAGGTCGTCGATATAAGACTTATCGCGGAATGGGATCTATCGAGGCCATGCAACAAGGTTCCAAGGATCGTTATTTCCAGGATGTGGAAGACGATATCAAGAAATTAGTTCCGGAAGGTATTGTTGGCCGAGTTGCTTATAAAGGTGAAGTAGGTGAAGTGATGTACCAATTTATTGGTGGTTTGCGTGCCGGAATGGGATATTGTGGCGCTGCAGACATTGCTACTTTACAAAAAAATGGCACCTTCGTGCGAATTACGGCCGCAGGCGTACATGAAAGCCATCCACATGATGTGCACATTACCCGCGAATCACCAAACTATAGCCGAAAATAA
- a CDS encoding peptidylprolyl isomerase, translating into MMKNKSLVILSLALLCGGLKAQSELNKKVLFTVENDTVTAEEYMAVYNKNRDIGQEIDPKSPSEYLDLYLNFKLKVHEAKEMGKDTMPAFLREFRNYREQLTKPYLSDKDVTKELIREAYSRMKFDVRASHIMVGLPKNPTPEDTLAAYNKIMSLKKKIEDGALFEEVAQTNSDDTYSARKGGDLGYFTVFDMVYPFENAAYNTRIGKISDPVRSQFGYHIVKTTDKRDARGKVRVAHLMLIDNDKSTSQQKEDVKKKIDEIYAKLQAGEDFVTLVKQYSEDKTSVPQDGILEAFGINKMYPEFEDAAFALQDSGAYSEPIKTPVGWHIIMLVDHIGVPDFEEAEGQIRNKVERDARAQQSQVSVMKRIKQDYKFKEYPKAFNWVYQQVDESFMERGYQVPSKLNHADQTVFEFANFKYSVKDILNLVKERQSRYGRGGNLRSQVYKLIKDYQEEELLNYEKSRLSEKYADFRMLEREYYEGILLFDLTEEKVWRRAMTDTTGLEAFFANHREDYQWDTRYNVYLINAVDKKTAKKASKALEKGKSRMEVMKDLNIESKLNLNIDSATAELKELGDWAPLVEKKAEPGRTDLTEVHERYMQAVIISVEAPRNKELSEAKGRVISDYQSYLEKAWIEELRAKYTVKVNEDVLKEVISELE; encoded by the coding sequence ATGATGAAAAACAAGTCCTTAGTAATCCTAAGTCTTGCGCTGCTTTGCGGCGGTCTTAAAGCTCAGTCAGAGCTGAACAAAAAAGTTCTTTTCACGGTAGAAAATGATACCGTAACCGCCGAAGAGTATATGGCGGTGTACAATAAGAATCGCGACATTGGTCAGGAAATCGATCCTAAATCTCCTTCCGAGTATTTGGATTTATACCTCAATTTTAAATTGAAGGTGCATGAGGCCAAAGAAATGGGGAAGGATACCATGCCGGCTTTTTTACGCGAATTCCGCAATTATCGTGAGCAATTAACCAAGCCTTATTTATCGGATAAAGATGTTACCAAGGAACTGATTCGTGAGGCTTATAGCCGGATGAAGTTCGATGTGCGTGCATCGCATATTATGGTGGGCTTGCCTAAGAACCCTACTCCCGAAGATACTTTGGCTGCTTATAACAAGATTATGAGCTTAAAGAAGAAGATCGAGGATGGTGCTTTGTTCGAAGAAGTAGCTCAAACCAATTCCGATGATACCTATAGCGCTCGTAAGGGTGGTGATTTAGGCTATTTCACCGTTTTTGATATGGTTTATCCATTCGAGAATGCTGCCTACAACACTCGCATCGGAAAAATTTCGGATCCGGTACGCAGTCAGTTTGGATACCATATCGTTAAAACAACGGATAAGCGTGATGCTCGTGGTAAAGTTCGCGTAGCTCACTTGATGTTGATCGATAATGATAAAAGCACTTCACAGCAGAAAGAAGATGTGAAGAAAAAGATTGATGAGATCTACGCCAAGCTTCAAGCAGGAGAGGACTTCGTAACTCTGGTAAAACAATACTCTGAAGATAAAACTTCCGTTCCACAAGATGGAATCTTAGAAGCCTTCGGAATCAATAAAATGTATCCTGAATTTGAGGATGCAGCCTTTGCTTTACAAGATAGTGGTGCTTATTCAGAGCCTATTAAAACTCCGGTAGGTTGGCATATAATTATGCTGGTAGACCATATTGGTGTGCCTGATTTTGAAGAAGCTGAAGGACAAATCCGCAATAAAGTAGAGCGTGATGCCCGTGCCCAACAGAGTCAGGTTTCGGTAATGAAGCGCATTAAGCAGGATTATAAGTTCAAGGAGTATCCTAAGGCCTTTAATTGGGTGTATCAGCAGGTAGACGAGTCATTTATGGAGCGTGGCTATCAAGTACCAAGTAAGCTTAATCATGCAGATCAAACTGTATTTGAGTTTGCCAATTTCAAATACTCCGTAAAAGATATCCTGAACTTGGTGAAGGAGCGTCAAAGTCGTTATGGTCGCGGTGGAAATCTGCGTTCACAGGTTTATAAGCTCATCAAAGATTATCAGGAAGAAGAATTATTGAACTACGAAAAGAGCCGTCTTTCAGAGAAGTATGCCGACTTCAGAATGCTGGAGCGTGAATACTATGAGGGTATTTTGCTTTTTGACTTAACCGAGGAAAAAGTATGGCGTCGTGCCATGACCGATACTACAGGTTTAGAAGCATTCTTTGCTAATCATCGTGAAGATTATCAGTGGGATACGCGCTACAATGTTTACCTTATTAATGCTGTGGATAAGAAGACGGCTAAAAAGGCAAGTAAAGCTCTTGAAAAAGGAAAGAGTCGCATGGAGGTTATGAAAGACTTAAATATTGAGTCTAAGCTTAACTTGAATATTGATAGTGCTACTGCTGAGTTGAAGGAATTAGGTGATTGGGCACCTTTGGTAGAAAAGAAAGCTGAGCCAGGTCGTACAGATCTCACTGAAGTGCACGAACGCTATATGCAAGCCGTGATTATTTCGGTAGAAGCACCACGCAACAAAGAACTCAGTGAAGCAAAAGGCCGAGTAATTAGCGATTACCAAAGCTATTTGGAAAAAGCCTGGATTGAAGAATTACGAGCTAAGTATACCGTTAAGGTTAATGAAGACGTTCTCAAGGAAGTCATTTCTGAGCTTGAATAA
- a CDS encoding peptidylprolyl isomerase: MKPTLKFYLVLAGLGLNLALSAQPKLVDGVLAVVGKEIVLKSDLDQTAEAQVRQNPGLKVNNCQVFEDLLMEKLLLHQAALDSVEVGEDEVQANIDRRIGVFIQQIGSEAKLEQYYGKSILEIKEEMAPLIQNQLTAQRMLQEINGDVEITPSEVREFYESIPKDSLPLINAEVEYSEISIFPEITDQAKQEAIDKLKEIKDRIENGSSFSTMAVLYSEDPGSSRNGGEYKGIKRGQFVKEFEAVAFNLKLNEISEPFRTEYGYHIVQIQKKIGQELDLRHILIKPKISGEDLEKARSKADSIRTLILNSKISFEDAAQKFSGSEDSRLNGGRVMNQQTGDSRWEIGQLDKTVFYTLEGIEEGTISQPVLFRTRDEKEGYKIVKLIDRSEAHVANMATDYQRIKQVALAKKKQEVLEEWVNDKILDTYVRVNNDYLQCTFERQWLNNSSYAEQ, from the coding sequence TTGAAACCTACCCTTAAATTCTACCTCGTTCTGGCAGGCTTAGGCCTCAATTTGGCCCTTTCAGCTCAACCCAAATTAGTGGATGGAGTATTGGCTGTTGTCGGAAAAGAGATTGTACTCAAAAGTGATTTAGATCAAACAGCCGAAGCTCAGGTTCGTCAGAATCCCGGCCTGAAGGTGAACAACTGCCAGGTATTCGAAGATCTCTTAATGGAGAAACTACTTCTTCATCAAGCAGCATTGGATTCGGTAGAAGTAGGTGAGGATGAAGTACAAGCGAATATTGATCGTCGTATTGGCGTTTTCATCCAACAGATTGGTAGTGAAGCCAAATTAGAGCAGTACTACGGAAAGTCAATTTTGGAGATTAAGGAAGAAATGGCCCCTTTAATCCAAAATCAATTGACCGCCCAAAGAATGCTTCAGGAAATTAATGGCGATGTAGAAATCACCCCTTCCGAAGTGCGGGAGTTTTACGAGAGCATTCCCAAAGACAGTTTACCGCTGATCAATGCTGAAGTTGAGTATTCTGAAATTTCCATTTTCCCTGAAATTACCGATCAGGCCAAGCAAGAGGCCATTGATAAATTGAAGGAAATTAAAGATCGTATAGAGAACGGCTCTTCCTTTAGTACCATGGCGGTGCTTTATTCGGAAGATCCCGGTAGCTCCCGTAATGGTGGAGAGTATAAGGGAATTAAGCGCGGTCAATTCGTAAAAGAATTCGAAGCGGTGGCCTTTAACCTAAAGCTCAACGAGATTTCGGAGCCATTCCGCACCGAGTACGGCTATCATATTGTACAAATCCAAAAGAAGATTGGTCAGGAATTGGATTTACGTCACATCCTTATCAAACCTAAAATTTCGGGCGAAGATTTAGAAAAAGCACGTTCAAAAGCAGATAGCATCCGAACTTTGATCTTAAATTCTAAAATCAGCTTTGAAGATGCCGCTCAGAAGTTTTCTGGCAGTGAGGATTCTCGCCTAAATGGTGGTCGGGTTATGAACCAACAAACCGGTGATAGTCGCTGGGAAATAGGACAGCTGGATAAAACGGTATTCTATACCCTTGAGGGCATTGAAGAAGGAACTATTTCGCAACCCGTATTATTCCGCACTCGTGATGAAAAAGAGGGCTATAAAATTGTAAAGCTGATTGATCGTAGTGAGGCTCATGTGGCAAATATGGCTACCGATTATCAGCGGATAAAGCAGGTCGCCCTAGCTAAAAAGAAGCAAGAAGTTTTGGAGGAATGGGTAAATGATAAAATTTTGGATACCTACGTTCGGGTAAACAATGATTACTTACAATGCACTTTTGAGCGCCAGTGGCTAAACAATTCCTCGTATGCAGAACAATAG
- a CDS encoding AAA family ATPase, giving the protein MQNNSGDVEMVKDLGIKYRLLKDEIGKVIIGQDEVIHLLLLSIFCKGHSLLVGVPGLAKTLLVNTVAQSLGLSFRRIQFTPDLMPSDIVGAEILDENRQFKFVKGPLFANIILADEINRTPPKTQSALLEAMQERSVTAGGHTYKMANPFFVLATQNPIEQEGTYPLPEAQLDRFMFNIEVGYPSFEEEVSIVKNTTIGVEAEVNEVLSVDEILKYQQLVRKIPVSDHLYEYAIRLVQATRPDTPNAKEVTREYLSWGAGPRASQNLILAAKAHAALQGKFSPDTEDVMAVAKPILRHRIVKNYRAEAEGISIEKIIEGLV; this is encoded by the coding sequence ATGCAGAACAATAGCGGAGACGTAGAAATGGTTAAGGATTTAGGTATTAAGTACCGACTCCTTAAAGATGAAATTGGCAAAGTAATTATTGGTCAGGATGAAGTAATTCATCTGCTCTTGCTTTCAATCTTCTGCAAGGGCCACTCCCTTTTAGTTGGTGTTCCAGGCTTGGCCAAAACCTTATTAGTAAATACGGTAGCTCAATCCTTAGGTTTAAGCTTTCGCAGAATTCAGTTTACTCCGGATTTAATGCCCTCTGATATCGTTGGAGCGGAAATTCTGGATGAAAATCGTCAGTTTAAATTTGTGAAAGGACCATTATTCGCCAATATTATTTTGGCGGATGAGATTAACCGTACTCCTCCTAAAACGCAGTCGGCATTATTGGAAGCCATGCAGGAGCGTTCGGTTACTGCTGGTGGACATACCTATAAAATGGCGAATCCCTTTTTTGTATTGGCCACGCAAAACCCAATAGAGCAGGAGGGAACTTATCCTTTACCTGAGGCGCAATTAGACCGCTTCATGTTTAATATCGAAGTGGGATATCCCAGCTTTGAAGAAGAGGTGAGTATCGTAAAGAACACCACCATCGGAGTGGAAGCGGAGGTAAATGAAGTGCTCAGTGTTGATGAGATATTAAAATATCAACAATTGGTACGCAAAATTCCGGTGAGTGATCACCTCTATGAATATGCCATCCGATTGGTACAGGCAACACGTCCGGATACCCCTAATGCTAAGGAGGTTACCCGCGAATATCTTTCTTGGGGAGCTGGTCCACGTGCCTCACAAAACTTAATCTTAGCCGCTAAGGCACATGCTGCTTTACAAGGTAAGTTTAGCCCTGATACCGAAGATGTTATGGCCGTAGCTAAGCCTATTCTACGTCACCGTATCGTTAAAAACTACCGTGCAGAGGCCGAAGGCATCAGTATTGAAAAGATCATTGAAGGCTTAGTCTGA
- a CDS encoding CTP synthase gives MPSTKYIFVTGGVTSSLGKGIISASLATLLQSRGYSVTIQKLDPYINIDPGTLNPYEHGECYVTNDGAETDLDLGHYERFLNRPTSQANNVTTGRVYQTVIEKERRGDYLGKTVQVIPHITDEIKRRIQLLGNTGEFEIVITEIGGTVGDIEALPYIEAVRQLRWELGDDSLVVHLTLVPYLAATGEMKTKPTQHSVQKLQESGIQPDVLVCRTEHDLGEDIRKKLALFCNVKKEAVVQSIDAETIYAVPILMRNQHLDEVVLNRLNLPVEDNLDLVNWKDFLYKLRFPKNEVEIGLIGKYVELKDSYKSIAEAFIHAGATNETKVKIRWIHSENLSKDSMEKTLGGLDGILVAPGFGERGFEGKLDAIRYARESKVPFLGICLGMQAAVIEFARNVLGFEGANSTEMDADTAYPVIDLMEDQKGLTRKGGTMRLGACDCALKEDSIAYGVYRRPSISERHRHRYEFNNQYLADFEKNGMIATGKNPDMDLVEIVEIPDHPWFMGVQFHPEYKSTVSNPHPLFVKFVAAALKYSENENA, from the coding sequence ATGCCATCAACAAAATACATCTTTGTAACCGGGGGTGTTACCTCTTCACTGGGTAAGGGTATCATTTCGGCTTCTTTAGCCACTCTATTACAATCCAGAGGATACAGTGTAACGATCCAAAAGCTGGACCCTTACATTAATATTGACCCAGGAACCCTCAATCCATACGAACATGGCGAATGCTATGTAACCAACGACGGAGCCGAAACGGATCTGGATCTGGGGCACTATGAGCGCTTTCTAAACCGTCCAACCTCACAGGCGAATAACGTTACCACTGGTCGCGTTTATCAAACCGTAATTGAAAAAGAACGTCGTGGTGATTACCTTGGAAAAACCGTTCAGGTAATTCCACATATCACCGATGAGATTAAACGTCGTATCCAATTATTGGGAAATACCGGCGAATTCGAAATCGTAATTACCGAAATCGGGGGTACAGTAGGGGATATTGAGGCCTTGCCATATATCGAAGCCGTTCGTCAGTTACGTTGGGAATTAGGCGATGACAGCTTAGTAGTGCATTTAACCTTAGTGCCTTATTTGGCGGCTACCGGTGAAATGAAAACCAAGCCTACCCAGCACTCAGTTCAAAAATTACAGGAATCAGGAATTCAGCCCGATGTTTTAGTATGTCGTACGGAACATGATCTGGGAGAAGATATTCGTAAAAAACTGGCTCTCTTCTGCAATGTGAAGAAGGAAGCAGTAGTACAAAGTATTGATGCCGAAACCATTTATGCAGTGCCCATTTTAATGCGCAACCAGCATTTGGATGAAGTGGTATTAAACCGTCTTAACCTTCCGGTTGAAGACAATTTGGATTTGGTTAATTGGAAGGACTTCCTTTACAAATTGCGCTTCCCTAAAAACGAAGTGGAAATTGGCTTAATCGGAAAATACGTAGAGCTTAAAGACTCTTATAAATCTATCGCCGAAGCCTTTATTCACGCTGGAGCCACCAATGAAACCAAAGTGAAGATCCGCTGGATTCATTCCGAAAATCTGTCTAAAGACAGCATGGAGAAAACCTTAGGTGGATTGGATGGAATTTTAGTAGCGCCAGGCTTTGGTGAGCGTGGTTTTGAAGGAAAGCTAGATGCTATTCGTTATGCCCGTGAAAGTAAAGTTCCTTTCCTAGGGATTTGCTTAGGTATGCAAGCTGCGGTGATTGAGTTTGCCCGTAATGTATTAGGCTTTGAAGGTGCTAACAGTACCGAAATGGATGCCGACACTGCCTATCCGGTTATCGACTTAATGGAAGATCAGAAAGGTCTTACTCGCAAAGGAGGAACCATGCGATTAGGTGCATGTGATTGCGCATTGAAAGAAGATTCTATCGCCTATGGTGTTTACCGTCGCCCATCAATTAGTGAGCGTCACCGCCATAGATATGAGTTTAACAACCAATATCTGGCTGATTTCGAGAAGAATGGTATGATTGCCACGGGTAAAAATCCTGATATGGATTTAGTGGAAATTGTAGAAATCCCGGATCACCCTTGGTTTATGGGCGTACAATTCCATCCGGAATATAAAAGTACCGTATCCAACCCCCATCCCTTATTTGTAAAATTTGTAGCCGCTGCCTTGAAGTACAGCGAAAACGAAAACGCTTAA
- the yidC gene encoding membrane protein insertase YidC, with protein sequence MKSKLDLNSIVGFLLIGAIVLYFTVFFDNGDATADAALANSTDSTQVEEAAIDGTAIAAAVEPEMTLSNDTLQSDSLEYLKAVSLYGPFAKHMMSHSGTEFFVLENELLKVKISSLGGQLVEAELKKYRTYDSLPLYLLKENSNFGFNIQAGQLRSSSQLQFKLAKQGDNFVELVAQTDEGGQLRYSYTIKDNDYRLDFDVQSQGLSNLLANVDQNLLWEMKARRHEKNKDNEITRSEMQYRLVKDQDVESFNTTSRDQEVAEGSLDWVAYRQQFFCTILQSRGEPFATGDFEVASLDEEGYTKYYASSLQYPKASNGDLHLPLSIYLGPNKFEILDSYDAGFEKLIPLGWGILGWINRGIVLNVFNWLEAYGINYGLIILIIAVLIKMILFPLTYQSYRSMAKMRVLKPEIDELNEKYDDAAKKQQAQLELYNKAGVSPLGGCLPMLLQFPILIALFQFFPASIELRQQPFLWATDLSTYDSIYQLPFTIPVYGNHVSLFTLLMTVSTLIYTYMNQQLTGSAQNQQFPQMKYIIYLMPIMFLGVFNNYAAGLSYYYFVANMITFGQQFAIRSFIDEDKIKAKIAKRKEGPQKENRLMRRMREVQEQQQNQSRQQRRKK encoded by the coding sequence ATGAAAAGTAAGCTGGATTTAAACAGCATCGTTGGCTTCCTGCTAATTGGTGCTATTGTTCTTTATTTTACCGTATTCTTCGATAATGGAGATGCTACTGCGGATGCGGCCTTAGCCAATTCTACTGATAGCACTCAGGTTGAAGAAGCGGCCATTGACGGCACTGCAATAGCAGCAGCGGTGGAACCCGAAATGACATTATCTAATGATACTCTTCAAAGCGATAGCCTAGAGTATTTAAAAGCGGTAAGTCTCTACGGACCTTTCGCCAAGCACATGATGAGTCATTCCGGTACCGAGTTTTTTGTGCTGGAGAATGAATTGCTTAAAGTTAAGATCTCAAGTCTTGGCGGTCAGTTGGTTGAAGCGGAACTCAAGAAGTATCGTACTTACGATTCACTGCCGCTTTATCTCTTAAAGGAGAACAGCAATTTTGGATTTAATATTCAGGCTGGTCAATTGCGCAGCAGCTCTCAATTGCAATTTAAATTAGCCAAGCAAGGTGACAACTTTGTGGAATTGGTGGCTCAAACCGATGAAGGTGGTCAATTGCGCTATAGTTATACCATTAAGGATAATGACTATCGCTTGGATTTTGATGTTCAAAGTCAAGGTTTAAGCAATTTATTGGCTAATGTAGATCAGAACTTGCTTTGGGAAATGAAAGCTCGTCGTCATGAGAAAAACAAAGACAACGAGATTACCCGCTCTGAAATGCAGTACCGCCTGGTTAAAGATCAGGATGTGGAAAGCTTTAATACCACTTCTCGTGATCAGGAAGTAGCTGAAGGTTCTTTAGACTGGGTGGCCTATCGCCAGCAGTTTTTCTGTACCATTTTACAATCCAGAGGGGAACCTTTCGCAACTGGTGATTTTGAAGTTGCCAGTTTGGATGAAGAAGGCTACACTAAGTATTATGCTTCTAGCTTACAGTATCCAAAAGCCAGCAATGGAGATTTACATTTGCCATTGTCTATTTACCTAGGACCTAACAAATTCGAGATTCTGGATTCTTACGATGCCGGATTTGAGAAGTTAATTCCCTTAGGTTGGGGTATCCTCGGTTGGATTAACCGTGGTATCGTATTAAACGTATTTAACTGGCTAGAAGCTTACGGTATTAATTACGGTTTGATTATTCTGATCATCGCCGTATTGATCAAAATGATTTTATTCCCCTTAACCTATCAATCCTATCGCTCTATGGCGAAGATGCGGGTATTGAAACCGGAGATTGATGAGTTAAACGAGAAATACGATGATGCAGCCAAGAAGCAGCAGGCCCAATTGGAATTGTACAATAAGGCGGGGGTAAGTCCTTTAGGTGGATGTTTACCGATGCTATTGCAGTTCCCAATTTTAATTGCGCTTTTCCAATTCTTCCCGGCTTCGATCGAATTGCGCCAACAGCCTTTCTTATGGGCTACGGATTTAAGTACCTACGATTCAATTTACCAATTGCCTTTTACTATTCCGGTATATGGTAATCACGTAAGTTTATTTACCCTTTTAATGACCGTTTCAACCCTGATTTACACCTATATGAATCAGCAGTTAACCGGTTCGGCGCAAAATCAGCAATTCCCACAGATGAAATACATTATTTATCTGATGCCGATTATGTTCCTTGGGGTATTTAATAATTATGCAGCAGGCTTGAGCTATTACTATTTTGTAGCGAACATGATCACCTTTGGTCAGCAGTTTGCTATTCGTTCCTTTATTGATGAGGATAAGATTAAAGCGAAAATTGCCAAGCGTAAAGAAGGCCCACAAAAGGAGAACCGTTTGATGCGTCGTATGCGTGAAGTGCAAGAACAGCAGCAAAATCAAAGTCGTCAGCAACGTCGTAAAAAGTAA
- a CDS encoding DUF6438 domain-containing protein, with protein MKRLIPFSFLLLSLGACSPPTEMYNYISEDNESWSFDWESKGCMGTCAIYRARMDGNILRFRGMRNTQFQGDTLIANQKAFNDSLAMQLQQLKFMGLDSLYQVDESADGPQYVYRFQYRGKDGNFDKKVRSIQNEPKELVELRRWLNKQLQKKGLL; from the coding sequence ATGAAGCGTTTAATTCCCTTCAGTTTCCTTCTGCTTTCATTAGGAGCTTGTTCTCCTCCTACAGAGATGTACAATTACATTTCAGAGGATAATGAATCCTGGTCCTTCGATTGGGAAAGTAAAGGCTGTATGGGAACTTGCGCCATTTACCGTGCGCGCATGGATGGAAATATCTTGCGCTTTCGTGGAATGCGAAACACCCAATTTCAAGGCGATACCTTGATTGCGAATCAAAAGGCTTTTAATGATAGCCTGGCAATGCAATTACAGCAATTGAAATTTATGGGATTAGATAGTTTGTACCAGGTAGATGAATCTGCCGACGGGCCACAGTATGTCTATCGATTCCAGTATAGAGGTAAAGACGGGAACTTTGATAAGAAGGTTCGTTCTATTCAAAATGAACCCAAAGAATTAGTCGAATTAAGACGTTGGTTGAATAAACAACTTCAAAAAAAGGGCCTTTTATAG